In Oncorhynchus keta strain PuntledgeMale-10-30-2019 unplaced genomic scaffold, Oket_V2 Un_contig_17648_pilon_pilon, whole genome shotgun sequence, a genomic segment contains:
- the si:dkey-11p23.7 gene encoding V-set and Ig domain-containing protein, which yields MDTRSLCRMVNLLLCFMEVLGAASNDDGWSMKVQAEVRAMEGYPVVLPCSFTHPHHTLHSSLQVVWRLGHGQSSTVLYHCSSPTGARTCQPGPQQDQRYRLEGNPREHDLSLRINSAALQDNGRYYCRVEVPGHTHASFEDKMGTRLRVEAAPRILGLSVEGSEEAGYRAQCRVQGSPLPDVQWLGPNQLMEGSDISPLSQESLEQHYTTSQLRDVLPGQQYICSASNPLGKDQATLYMLPPRQVQVSGEAPPLLLLLSLSLGFKVLLLLGVVVWLPHGGGPAWLRCWFK from the exons ATGGACACCCGGTCACTCTGCAGAATGGTGAATCTCCTATTGTGTTTCATGGAAG TCCTGGGTGCTGCTTCGAACGATGACGGCTGGTCTATGAAGGTTCAGGCGGAGGTGCGTGCCATGGAGGGCTACCCAGTGGTGCTGCCTTGCTCCTTCACCCACCCCCACCACACGCTGcactcctccctgcaggtggtgTGGCGGCTGGGCCACGGCCAGAGCTCTACGGTGCTCTACCACTGCTCCTCTCCCACTGGGGCCAGGACCTGCCAGCCAGGCCCTCAGCAGGACCAGCGTTATCGCCTGGAGGGGAATCCCCGAGAGCACGACCTCTCCTTGCGCATCAACAGTGCCGCCCTGCAGGACAACGGACGCTACTACTGCCGTGTGGAGGTCCCCGGACACACACACGCCAGCTTCGAGGATAAGATGGGCACACGGCTTAGAGTTGAGG CTGCCCCACGAATCCTGGGCCTGTCAGTGGAGGGCAGTGAGGAAGCTGGCTACAGGGCTCAGTGTCGTGTCCAGGGCTCTCCCCTACCTGACGTCCAGTGGCTGGGGCCTAACCAGCTCATGGAAGGCTCcgacatctctcccctctcccaggaGTCCCTCGAGCAACATTACACCACCAGTCAGCTCCGAGATGTCCTCCCTGGGCAGCAGTACATATGTAGTGCCTCCAACCCCCTGGGGAAGGACCAGGCCACCCTGTACATGCTGCCCCCCAGGCAGGTGCAGGTCTCTGGGGAGGCCCCTCCGCTGctgctcctgctctccctctccctggggTTCAAGGTGCTCCTGCTGCTGGGGGTGGTAGTCTGGCTGCCGCATGGAGGAGGCCCAGCATGGCTCAGATGCTGGTTCAAATGA
- the LOC118377921 gene encoding IgGFc-binding protein, producing MALVTTMGVVPVILLVLAAFDSVSTAHSFPNSFGKEFITAFPENIAFYHPTQPYNRIVITALHSDTTVIVKMRELGFTDTRNLNAAQEVVIQTSAELKRSKFSNNTIHVTSNKDISVLAISQRGESIQATVVPPVESLGTEYHVPPIPEMKHPQPQIDPGNHLFRLIIINNKETNEVTISGPAGENETVSLQPFQLVQLGLNRSLPEPHVLADHPVAVLYSHPCAATTNCTCSFLFSPLYPIAAWGSEYLVHPSLENGALNETTFLLTTNQSVSLLSEPPTEPLQLQSSHELPFYPFLPGGSSLVKTSSLVSLTLHRPGLLLSLIPTHSFSTCYLLHSLNAMRNQALLVAPTAQTEGVHQGNTALDVTWTPMMGTEYSWALIDFGTEYRRHVIWHSSSKMAAYYLGETNGMVFGNPAASISTDPDSKGCLLRPEVVTLGDEQGGWPESLKYCQDQGYSLVSLNTEEFLLQVTNKLRETQGQVWIGLRRSSLTGQWYWLSKAAVSFSHWAQGEPGTPIQGQCAMMTLDPQGNYTWSDQSCCEALPAVCYREPLHFPLQ from the exons ATGGCCCTCGTCACAACCATGGGAGTGGTGCCAGTCATTCTCCTGGTCCTGGCAGCCTTTGACTCAG TGTCCACAGCACACTCTTTTCCTAATAGCTTTGGCAAAGAGTTCATCACTGCGTTCCCGGAGAACATCGCCTTTTACCATCCCACTCAGCCTTACAACAGAATTGTAATCACAGCACTACACAGTGACACCACGGTAATTGTGAAAATGAGGGAACTGGGTTTCACAGATACCAGGAACCTGAATGCAGCACAGGAAGTTGTGATTCAGACAAGTGCAGAACTCAAGAGGTCAAAGTTCTCTAACAACACAATCCATGTGACCAGCAACAAAGACATCAGTGTCCTTGCCATCAGCCAAAGAGGTGAAAGCATCCAGGCCACGGTAGTCCCACCGGTGGAGAGCTTGGGTACAGAGTACCATGTCCCCCCTATACCTGAGATGAAGCATCCTCAGCCTCAAATAGACCCAGGGAACCATTTGTTTAGGCTCATCATCATAAACAATAAAGAAACTAACGAGGTCACCATCTCAGGGCCAGCTGGTGAGAACGAGACTGTCTCACTCCAGCCGTTCCAACTGGTTCAACTCGGGCTCAATAGATCGCTGCCAGAGCCACACGTATTGGCCGACCACCCCGTGGCGGTTCTGTACAGCCACCCATGTGCTGCCACAACTAACTGCACCTGTAGTTTTCTGTTCAGCCCTCTGTACCCCATCGCAGCTTGGGGGTCAGAATACCTCGTGCACCCCTCTTTGGAGAATGGAGCTTTGAATGAAACTACCTTCCTGTTGACGACCAACCAAAGTGTGAGTTTACTCAGCGAACCCCCCACAGAGCCCCTCCAACTGCAGTCTTCCCACGAGCTGCCcttctatcccttcctccctggtGGCTCCTCCCTGGTCAAGACCTCCAGTCTTGTCTCCCTGACCCTCCACAGGCCAGGCCTACTCCTCAGCCTCATCCCAACGCATAGCTTCTCCACCTGctacctcctccactccctcaacGCCATGAGGAACCAGGCCCTGTTAGTAGCCCCCACAGCCCAGACAGAGGGGGTGCATCAGGGGAACACAGCCCTGGATGTCACATGGACTCCCATGATGGGGACCGAGTACTCCTGGGCACTCATTGACTTTGGAACAGAATACAGGAGGCATGTCATCTGGCATAGTTCCTCCAAAATGGCTGCTTACTACTTGGGAGAGACAAACGGCATGGTTTTTGGGAATCCGGCTGCCAGCATCAGCACAGATCCAG ATTCTAAGGGCTGTTTGCTGAGGCCAGAGGTTGTGACACTTGGGGATGAGCAGGGTGGCTGGCCCGAGTCTCTGAAGTACTGCCAAGATCAGGGCTACAGTCTGGTCAGCCTGAACACAGAAGAGTTTCTACTTCAAGTGACCAATAAACTGAGGGAGACGCAGGGTCAGGTGTGGATAGGCCTCCGTCGGAGCTCACTGACAGGGCAGTGGTACTGGCTGAGCAAGGCTGCTGTGTCCTTCAGTCACTGGGCCCAGGGCGAGCCAGGGACCCCCATACAGGGCCAGTGTGCCATGATGACACTGGACCCCCAGGGAAACTATACCTGGAGCGACCAGAGCTGCTGTGAAGCTCTCCCAGCTGTCTGCTACAGAGAGCCACTACACTTCCCCCTCCAGTAG